A DNA window from Schistosoma mansoni, WGS project CABG00000000 data, supercontig 0049, strain Puerto Rico, whole genome shotgun sequence contains the following coding sequences:
- a CDS encoding alzheimer's disease beta-amyloid related, with protein sequence MFFNFLGFLIFYNCIVLGHSLYSVAFECGKPAIYLNNEFWVTDLTQGCLEDELSILNYCKKVYSERNITAVVSAPPIDVVLSDWCEFAHKKLAKCQSIGDKRHEIKPFICLDNIPMTTLFTPVGCQLSSLDNERSYVCENYKFWESSTREACLIRNMRFQSYLPYKPCISEKDFRSMYFAAAKVVCCKNLDSDFTNSAAVMKPLTDPGNKTSSMSHKPSRLGNKLTTTENGIWDSDKTVINYLSFTKQNSSSGLLIPERERYSQAKLALSDDLHKREKALERKFSSEESLISPEDWLNEPVKSQLEEDSLVQEFLSKFVKLENQSEQDRKTLETIHHQRIEAQMLERRNAMQNAWEKAVNIENPNHPELSPPLLAYANYLRNNKYRDLESKSKAVLVADVTLPDMIKLPTFQEQVSLKAEEIITKHRHHLEPLYSDKLTTNKSNKSRIKPPRRHKMLINHPFGGNKNKNFSNSHQMKTTTIIPTVSNLVDIDVKSFLSTVDYSSSLSLNQNQHTPHINSSEMTENKTTVQFGSYQNISVVMLHSDKVLNTSNSSTVNLSTQIHFHKTTYILLILLGIVLCFICLFIILRRYFTSIRYNRKGYTLTVVEVDEVIAPKVNSPQFLPVKQSRLRNIPKSITNHHRHHHHNDSIHNWQLNGYENPAYKITSNTNDTFTNSNRYHHLGLFHQDNSFDDFEI encoded by the exons ATGTTCTTCAACTTTCTTGGCTTTTTGATATTCTATAATTGCATCGTACTGGGTCACTCTTTGTATTCAGTAGCATTTGAGTGTGGTAAACCGgccatttatttaaataatgagtTTTGGGTGACGGATCTTACCCAGGGTTGTCTTGAAGATGAATTGTCGATCCTGAATTATTGTAAGAAAGTATACAGCGAGAGGAACATAACCGCAGTTGTCTCCGCTCCTCCTATTGATGTTGTACTGTCAGATTGGTGTGAGTTCGCACATAAAAAACTTGCAAAGTGCCAGAGTATCGGGGATAAACGACATGAGATTAAGCCCTTCATATGCCTTG ATAATATCCCGATGACCACATTGTTTACTCCTGTTGGTTGTCAGCTAAGTAGCCTTGATAATGAACGGAGTTACGTCTGTGAAAACTACAAGTTTTGGGAGAGTTCCACTCGAGAAGCTTGTCTTATACGAAACATGCGATTTCAGAGCTATCTACCATACAAACCTTGTATCAGTGAAAAAGACTTTCGTTCTATGTATTTTGCGGCTGCTAAAGTAGTGTGTTGCAAGAATCTTGATTCTGATTTTACAA ATTCTGCTGCCGTTATGAAACCACTCACCGACCCCGGAAACAAGACCAGTTCAATGTCCCATAAACCCAGTCGCTTGGGTAATAAATTAACTACCACTGAGAATGGTATCTGGGATAGTGACAAAACTGTCATTAATTATTTGTCATTCACGAAACAAAATTCTTCTTCTGGCTTATTAATACCTGAGCGTGAACGTTATAGTCAAGCTAAATTAGCATTGAGTGATGACTTACACAAACGGGAAAAAGCGCTAGAACGAAAATTCTCAAGTGAAGAATCACTGATTTCACCTGAAGACTGGCTAAACGAACCAGTCAAAAGTCAGCTCGAGGAGGACAGTTTAGTTCAA GAGTTCTTGAGTAAGTTTGTTAAATTGGAAAATCAGTCGGAACAAGATCGGAAGACTTTGGAAACCATTCATCATCAGCGAATTGAAGCTCAAATGCTTGAACGCCGAAATGCAATGCAAAATGCATGGGAAAAGGCTGTGAATATTGAAAATCCAAAT CATCCAGAACTAAGCCCACCCTTGTTAGCTTATGCAAATTATCTTCGAAATAACAAATATCGCGATTTGGAATCCAAATCAAAAGCTGTTTTAGTCGCCGATGTTACCTTACCAGATATGATTAAACTCCCTACATTTCAAGAACAAGTATCATTAAAAGCTGAAGAGATTATAACAAAGCATCGTCATCATCTAGAACCATTATATTCAGACAAGCTGACGACCAACAAATCGAACAAAAGTCGAATTAAACCTCCTAGGAGACATAAAATGTTGATAAATCATCCTTTTGGAggcaataaaaataaaa actTTTCTAATTCTCATCAAATGAAAACAACTACAATTATTCCAACAGTTTCCAACTTGGTCGATATTGATGTGAAGTCATTTTTAAGCACTGTGGATTATTCTTCATCTTTATCATTAAATCAAAATCAACATACACCTCATATTAATAGTAGCGAAATGACAGAAAATAAAACAACTGTTCAATTTGGATCATATCAAAATATAAGTGTTGTTATG TTACATTCTGACAAAGTACTAAATACATCCAATTCATCTACTGTTAATTTATCAACCCAAATACATTTTCATAAAACaacttatattttattaattcttCTAGGTATAGTTTTATGctttatttgtctatttattattttacgtCGTTATTTCACTTCTATTCGATATAATCGTAAAGGTTATACATTAACTGTTGTAGAAGTTGATGAAGTAATAGCGCCAAAAGTGAATTCACCACAATTTTTACCAGTTAAACAAAGTCGTCTTAGAAATATTCCAAAATCAATAAcaaatcatcatcgtcatcatcatcataatgatTCAATACATAATTGGCAACTAAATGGTTATGAAAATCCTGCATATaaaatcacttcaaatacaAATGATACATTTACTAATTCAAATCGTTATCATCATCTTGGATTATTTCATCAAGATAATAGTTTTGATGATTTTGAAATTTAA